CAAATGACTTAATAAGCTAGATTTTAATACTGTTATCAGTATACGAACTGTAGTATTTCAACCATCAATTCTAAATCCAAACAAAAAAGCCACCAGTAACATACTGATGGCTCTTGGTTTTTTAACCTTTATCAACTATTGCTGATAAACGTTATTTTATTCCCACTCGAATATCAATGAGAAAAAAATACATCCAAATAACAGCTAGTTAGAAATGCTACCTTTCTCGATACCATCATCTGTACCATGCGTAGATTTTTTTTGATTTTTTGCAACTCGTCGACGTTTTAGTTCGGCTTTGGCCCATGCTGAGGATTCTTGCATATCACGACGAAGCTCTTGTTTCTCTTCGGTAGTAAGCATTCGCGGTCCCGATGTAACTCTAGCCACCTTGTTTCTCCAACTTGTCGCTGTGTATTTTAGAATAATTTTTTAGACAACCGTTTAGGACTTTTCATGTTGGAGTGGTTAACCATTTAAAACTGTTCGTTATGTACCCACAAATGTTCTAATGCCGTTGAATGCTGAACTGCTTTAATTCTTTCTAATGCTTCAGATAACTCCGTTTCCAAAAGTTCAGTTAGCTCATCGTTATCATCATTAACCAACATCTCCCAATAACTATCTGCCAAACTTTTTTCTCCCGCAATAGCCGCTTTTCGAGAGTTTTCTAGTGTACTATCACCATCAAGATTGAAAACAGCAATGGTGTTATCAGCAATCTCTTTTTTTTCCGGTGTTAGAGTTGTTTTAGCTCTAACCTTTCCAGAATTAAGGAACAGTATTAGTTCACTAGGATCCATTACATCAGGTTTGCATACCTTAGTAAGATCTATCTTTTTAGCTTCTGGATCCTCATCTTTGAACTTCCCGCAACGATTCGGATTTTTACATGAACCAAATAAATTATCCCAGTCAAATGTCATACTCGGATTTTGATCCTTTTGAATAAAATGCTCAATATGTCTTTTGGTATTATCTTCTTGTAACTGACATTCACAATACGCACAAAAACCACGCTGCATGATGTGGAGCTTTGCCCAAATTTCGTTAGTTAAGCCATTGTTTGAAATAACAGACCAATTATCTCGACCATGCATAAATTGAGCTAAACACAAGGGAGCATCACCACGAACTAATTTCTTCATCAGAATCACTTTCCTTTTAGTGCCCTGGCCTTTAATTTGAACTCTTGAGTTCTAATATTTCCTTTAATTTTCACAACCTCAGGATGATCAATGCCGAAATGCTTAACTATTTTATCGAATAACTTTATGCCATCCTCCGACTTCCAAAGGTTCTCTGCTACCAAACTCGAATAGTCAGAAATCCAATTGGCTTCACACACTGGGGGTACAGAAAATGTTCGCATAATTTGTTCTAAGACATCAGAGCTGCACACACCTTTGGTCTGAAATCTTGGTTTGTCTACAAAAGCAACTCCACTATCATCAAATCGAAGTATACGAATGCAATCTTTATCTACAGTAGATAGCACTTGGGGACTATGAGTAGTCACAATGAACTGTAGGTTAGGGAACGTCTCTTGAAGACCTATTAGAATTTCTTGTTGCCATTTTGGGTGAAGGTGTAATTCAATTTCATCTATGACTACAATTCCATGACTATGTAAAGGGGCGTCAGAGTCGGGATTTAGTTTAACTAAACGCCTTGCCAAGTCTCCGGAGAGAGCTACCAACATTTTCTGACCTTGTGATAGCTGGGCTATATTCACTCTATTCCCAAAGTTATCGACCATTAGTCTGGCTTTTCCTGAACTGCGGTCGACCTCAAGATTCTTCACATCTGGAACAAGTGCTTCTATTGCTTGGTTGACTAGCTCTAAATGTCGCTGATATTTTAATGAAGATTTAGTTTTTACTAAGTTTTCTAACTCTTGCTTTTTAGCATTTAACTTGGCATTGAATACATCATTTTCTGGAGGCGCTTGATCTGCGTATACATCATCAATAGTGGCTTGCAACGTTGCGATCTGCACCTTGAGTTCTTGAACTTCCTTATTCTCTTCACCTTTTGCCCTATTAACGAGCTCGATATAAAGCTTAGAAAAATCCTCCAGTTTTCCGCTTCCATCCAAAGCGGTCTTAAGGTCAGAAAACCTATTGCTGACACTGTCTCCTGAAGCTGTTTCCGTAATCGTTGAAGATAATGAAAAGTCTGAACGTTCAACTGAATAGAATACCAAAAGTGGGATATGTATTGATGGGTTTTTGGCAGTGCTTTTATACATATGAGCAACTTGTCTTATATCGACCACATCAGTAGGAGAACTCCCCTCATACCCCAAAACAGTACTACCAATACTTACATCAAACGTATTC
This portion of the Proteus vulgaris genome encodes:
- the ptuB gene encoding retron Ec78 anti-phage system effector HNH endonuclease PtuB, with the translated sequence MKKLVRGDAPLCLAQFMHGRDNWSVISNNGLTNEIWAKLHIMQRGFCAYCECQLQEDNTKRHIEHFIQKDQNPSMTFDWDNLFGSCKNPNRCGKFKDEDPEAKKIDLTKVCKPDVMDPSELILFLNSGKVRAKTTLTPEKKEIADNTIAVFNLDGDSTLENSRKAAIAGEKSLADSYWEMLVNDDNDELTELLETELSEALERIKAVQHSTALEHLWVHNEQF
- the ptuA gene encoding retron Ec78 anti-phage system effector ATPase PtuA, yielding MAKSQKNRSRTVKHLIQNSDKGNFQSSYQLYRNYFEGKNVEHKNEDLAYQYFNKVESALLEKKLVLSSMHLTDFRRFTDLDISFDEKVTVLIGANGAGKTSVADAIAKTLSWLNNNLEKTDVVGRPVTESDIHVDSKEFSEVTTKFKFDDQNTFDVSIGSTVLGYEGSSPTDVVDIRQVAHMYKSTAKNPSIHIPLLVFYSVERSDFSLSSTITETASGDSVSNRFSDLKTALDGSGKLEDFSKLYIELVNRAKGEENKEVQELKVQIATLQATIDDVYADQAPPENDVFNAKLNAKKQELENLVKTKSSLKYQRHLELVNQAIEALVPDVKNLEVDRSSGKARLMVDNFGNRVNIAQLSQGQKMLVALSGDLARRLVKLNPDSDAPLHSHGIVVIDEIELHLHPKWQQEILIGLQETFPNLQFIVTTHSPQVLSTVDKDCIRILRFDDSGVAFVDKPRFQTKGVCSSDVLEQIMRTFSVPPVCEANWISDYSSLVAENLWKSEDGIKLFDKIVKHFGIDHPEVVKIKGNIRTQEFKLKARALKGK